In Bombus vancouverensis nearcticus chromosome 1, iyBomVanc1_principal, whole genome shotgun sequence, a single genomic region encodes these proteins:
- the vnc gene encoding GNAT family N-acetyltransferase vnc: MSINIRCATTDDLLNIQHCNLQCLPENYQMKYYLYHALSWPQLSYVAEDEKGRIVGYVLAKMEEDCEDNPHGHITSLAVKRSHRRLGIAQKLMNQASRAMVECFGAKYVSLHVRRSNRAALNLYTSSLQFEVSEVEPKYYADGEDAYAMKRDLSSFYLEKNAAKEKTNKDGNTHIHTGRCCDRS, translated from the coding sequence TGCTACGACAGatgatttattaaatatacagcACTGCAATTTACAATGCTTGCCAGAAAATtatcaaatgaaatattatttataccacGCTCTTTCGTGGCCACAGTTGAGTTATGTGGCAGAAGATGAAAAAGGCAGAATAGTAGGCTATGTCCTTGCTAAAATGGAAGAAGATTGCGAAGATAATCCACATGGACACATTACTAGTTTGGCAGTAAAAAGGTCACATAGAAGACTTGGTATTGCACAGAAGCTTATGAATCAAGCTTCCAGGGCAATGGTTGAATGTTTTGGTGcaaaatatgtttctctacATGTTCGTAGAAGTAATCGTGCAGCTTTGAATTTATACACAAGCAGTTTGCAATTTGAAGTATCAGAAGTTGAACCAAAATATTATGCTGACGGAGAAGATGCTTATGCTATGAAACGCGATCTTAGTAGCTTTTATTTGGAAAAGAATGCagcaaaagaaaaaacaaacaaagaTGGTAATACGCACATACATACTGGCAGATGCTGTGATCGTTCATAG